The segment GGCTCGATAACCCCAGCGCCGTGTTCGTGTTGGAAAACGATGACATCGACTTCGACGGTGTGAACATCGACCGTGACTTCAAGGAATACCTGCAGCACACGATGGACCGCGAACAGATGGAAATGCACAACAACGAAAACTAAGTTGTCTGTGTAGCAGCATTGTCATCCTCGCAAAGGCGAGGATCTGTTAGAGATAGCCCCGGCCTTGCGCTGGGGTGTTTTTTGTTATTAAAGAATGTGCTCGATTGTGGTGCCCCAAGACAAGATAGAATGTGTCGTGTTTACATCAGCAACAGATTGTTACCATAATTTGACTTGAATAATGCTGTCTCTGAAATTATTTTTAAGACGGTATATATCACAAATCTAGAGATGGGTATTGTATGAAAAGGACTCTTTTCCTTCTCCTGGCCATGTGCCTTGTTTCCCTTTCTTTCGGGCGCGTGGGCCCCGTAAGCCAGTATGGCCAGCTGATGGCCGGCAAGGCCGGCAGCAAAGGCCAGATTTACGGCTCCTGTGAGGGCATTAAATCTGGTAAAGAAGTGGCCGTGCAGGGCATGAGTCTCTTCTGGGCTATTTCTAGCGACGTGGGTTCCCCTTTCTGGACATCCAGCATTGTGAAAGGTCTAGTAGAAAAGCAGAATATCCAGATTATCCGCGCTCCTATGGGTGTAGACGAGAACTGGGGTTCCGGCAACTACTTCAGTGACATGAACAAATACCAGAGCTTGATGAATGCCGTGGTACAGGCGGCTATCGACAATGACATCTATGTGATTATCGACTACCATAGCCACAAGGCTAGCGATAACGTCAACAACGCAAAGACTTTCTTCAGCTACATGGCTCAGAAGTGGGGCGGCTATGACAACGTGATTTTTGAGGTGTTCAACGAACCTACTTCTCAGTCTTGGGGTACCATCAAGACTTATGCGGAATCCGTCATCGAAACCATCCGCCAGTATTCCGACAACTTGGTGCTGGTGGGTAACCCTGATTGGGACCAGCACCCCGATTATGCCATCAACAATACGGTTCGCGACTCCAAGAATAACGTGGCCTACACGTTTCACTTCTATGCGGGTTCCCACTCTGTGGGTGGCGAAGGCGCAAATGCCGACCGAGCCATGAATAATGGCCTTTCCGTGTTTGTCTCCGAATGGGGTACGGTGAATGCAGACGGTGGTGGCGGAGTCAGCGGTAATTCCTCTAGCTGGCTTGAATGGATGAATAATAACAAACTTTCTGGTGCCAACTGGTCTGTTTCCAACAAGAACGAGGGAGCCTCTTACTTTAGTGGCAGCGCCTGGAACTATTCCAATAGTGGCCAGTGGGTGAACACCAACATCTTCTCCAAGCTCCCCAAGTCTTACACGAAGTGTGGAAATGCTCCTTCATCTAGCAACTCCAATCCCACGTCTTCGGCGAGCAATCCGAATTCTTCCGCCTCTCAGGGAGGCACCAACAAGCCCCTGGTAGTGGACAATTTTGAAGACGGCAACTACACCTCTCTTTGGAACAGCCCGTGGACCACCTACAACGACAATAAGGACGGCGGTCGCTCTACTATAGATACCTCCATGGCTGCAGGCAATAGCTCTTCCAAGGCCATCAAAGTGAATTATTCTTTAAGTAAGGCTAATTATGCATATAGCCCATTTGCGGGCCTTGTGGTTTCGGCCAATGCTGATGAAGTGACTCCAGAAGATTTATCGGCTTGTACGGCGATCCAGTACGATTACAAGGGTGATGCACATGACTTTAGAGTCCAATCCACTATTGATGTAGAATTCAATTATCACAAGTCTGCGGCAAATGCAAGCTCCGGTTGGAAAACCAAGACTGTTTATTGGGACGACTTGGCTCAGGAAACGGGTTGGGGCACGCCGGCGGATATTTCCAATGTGCGTAAAGCCGTTACCGCTTTCAGCTGGCAGTTCCAAGGAACCTCAGGTACTACCGGCACCCTGCAGATAGATAACGTGAAGTGCCTGGGCCTTAAGGAGGCCAGTTCCTCCAGTGTGGCACAGTCTTCTTCTAGCGTGAAACCGTCTTCTAGTTCCGTACAGTCTTCTTCTAGTGTAAAACCATCTTCTAGCTCCGTAGCTTCTTCCAGTAGCGCCAAGCTGGTGATTACCGGAAACTTGACGCAGACGGTGCTTCGTGGAGGCTCTATAAGCCCGGTAATCTTTACGAATGTCAATAGCTTCCAGAGGAATTCTCAGAATGTCTATTACCTGAATATGACTCGTTCCGGCAATGTACTTACCTTGGACGCTGTTGTTCCCACAAGTGCGAACTTGGGAACCTTCCGTGAAAACTTTACGGTGAACGGAACGGCCTACACAATGGTGCTGACTGTAAACGACATCTCCAGCAGTTCTGTCCAGAGTTCGTCTTCCGTCAGTTCTTCTTCGCAGACTCCTGCAAGCTCAGCTGCAGCAAGTTCCGCTTCCGTGAGCAACGATTGGCAGTCCAACACCCAGCTTACGGTCAATAGCAATGGTGACGCGGTTATTGGTCAGTCGAATGGATGGACTCCCGACCGCGTAGTAACTAAGGGATTGGGCGAGGTTGAAGCCAACAAGTCTTACACCTTGAGTTTTGATGCCTCTATCCAGTAGAACACCATGGACATGGCCGTTTCGTTGAATTCCTATTGCAGTGGCACTGTGGAATTGGATGCAAGCGAAGGTGTTCAAGCCTATACTTGTACCTTCAAGGCTACCAAGAACGAAAACGTGGTGTTGACCTTGACCATGCCAGGTTCCCGCTGGGAATCGGTGACAATTTCCAACCTTTCCCTGAAGTTGGCTGATGGTCACGAGGTGCTGTCCAGTTCTTCTGTAGCTCCTTCTAGTTCTTCAGCGGCAGTAGTAAAATACGATATCAAGTTTGTCGTAAACGGGAAGGTTATCCAGACGATCAAGGTGGCAGAAGGTGAAATTCCCGAGGCTCCTGCAAGCGTAGAACTGCCCAAGAATGATGTTCAGTACAGTTACAGCTTTGGCGGTTGGACTCCGGAGATTGTTGCTGTTACAGGCCCCGCCACCTACACGGCCAATATCGTTCAGACAATCAATGCCTACAAGATTACCTTCCTCAATTACGACAATTCGGAACTGTGGTGGGCCGAAGTGAACTATGGAAAGGTTCCTGTGTATGGCGGACCCGAGCCGACTCGTGAACCTAGTAAGTCTTACCGTTATGAATTCAAGGGCTGGAATCCCGAACTGAAAAAAGTTGTGGGCAAGGCTTCTTACACTGCCACCTATAACGAAATTCCCTTGAGCGAAAGTTCTAGTTCTGCTCAGGTGTCCAGCAGCAGTACCGAAACGAGCAGTTCGTCTGTTGCTTCCAGCGCTTCTACCGGAGTCGTTGTCACCGGAAACCTTACGCAAAATGTGGTCAAGGGTGCCGAATTTGAGACGGTTACGTTTACGAATGTGACTTCGTTTACCAAGGAGACGTACTACATTTGGTGGCTTTCTTATGATTACGTGGGCAATACACTCACCATCAGCAATTCTCAGTCGACACAGTGGCTGCAGGCCGGTGATTGGAACGAAAAGATAAATGTCAACGGGACCACGTATGAAATCCAGGTGACCGTGGTGGAGCCGGAATCCTCTGCGGCCTCTAGCTCCAGTTCCAATGAAACATCTAATTCTAGCACAAGTAGTCCGAGTTCTAGCTCCAGTGCCGTGACTCCGGCCTCCAGTGGTTCTTCGACGATGGCCTTGCGCGGGGCTGTGAAGTTCCCCGTTTCTGTGGTCGTGAATGGCCGTACGCTCCTGATTGAGGGTGGCCAGGCTACTGTTGAGGTGTTCGACCTTCAGGGCCGTCCGCTAGCTCGCTTCATCCAGGTATCCGGTGCTGTAGAGCTTACAAAGTTCAATGCCGGTAGCTATATCCTGCGGGTCAAGTCCGGCACTCAGGTGCAAAACCGCAAAATCACGCTAAATTAAGCGTTTTTGCCTAAAAGATGTCGTTGCCCCTGGTCCTTGCGACTAGGGGCTTTTACATTTTTTTACAAGGAAAAAAAGAGTTTTGAAATTATTTTTAATACGAATATACATGGGAAATACACGGGTGTTGTTATGAAGAAAGCTTTTGCTTTGGCGCTGTCGCTTTTGGCGGCGTTTGCGTTCGCCGCCTTTGACGAAAGTCATTTCAATTATGGGCGGCAATGGAAAGGTGAACTTAAAGGCGTTAATCTGTCTGGGAAGGGCCTTTCCCATTTGGCAATGTATATCGGTGATGGCAGCCGTGATATATACAATCCTTATTGGGAAGGGGAGATGTTGAAGGCGGCTAAAACCTATAACCTGACGCCGGTATTTTATGCATATGTGATTGCGGAATGGGATAAGCATTTGGGATATGTCGATTGCGATGTGGGATCGCCCAACCATTGCACCAACGGGGCACAAACTATCCGTACGCAGTGGAGTACAATCCTTTCGCGCTATACGGAAATGGCACAAGGAGTAGCGAATGATTTTGGAACGTCTGGAACCACCATCTGGCTTATTGAACCGGACTTTTTCCAGTATTCCGCCTCGGGAGATGCCCGTTCTAACTTTAATCAGGTCGGTGGCGGCATTCCTGACGATAGCCTTTGCGGTAAGTACTTTAATGATATTGTAAATGCAATCAAGTCCAAACTCCCCAATGCCAAAATAGCAGTAGATATTTCCCCATGGATGAACGACTTTGTCACTACTTGGTATGCCAAATTCGACGCGTCTAAGGTGGATTACCTATTTACTTCGGGTGGTCGTACGCAGGGTGATCAAAATCGCATTCGTGGTGATAATGGAAACACGATGACATGGGCCCAGGCCAGCGAGGCCATGGGAGGTAAGAAGATTATCGCTGATGACGGTTATGGTGTAGGTGGTACAAGTAATAATGATTATCAGGATTGGATGAACGTGAATAACCTGAATAGCCGTATTTCTGACGGTGTCATCGGCATAACCATTCAGGATCCGGGTGATGGTTTTTATGAATTTGCGGCACAGCATCCCATTTCTCTCGGCGGTGGCGGAGGAAATTCTTCCAGTTCAACCGCACAGAGTTCTTCTAGCAGGCCGTCCAGCTCGTCGGCGGCACCCACACCCAGCAATTTGACCGCACTCATCGACAACTTTGAAGACGGCAATGAAATTTCTGAATGGGGCGGTGAGTGGTCCGCGTATACTGATGCCGATGATGGTGGACAGTCCACTGTCACGACGTCTTTCTCCACGGGGTATAGTTCTTCGAAGGCTCTAAAGGCGTCCTATGCATTGGA is part of the Fibrobacter sp. genome and harbors:
- a CDS encoding cellulase family glycosylhydrolase is translated as MKRTLFLLLAMCLVSLSFGRVGPVSQYGQLMAGKAGSKGQIYGSCEGIKSGKEVAVQGMSLFWAISSDVGSPFWTSSIVKGLVEKQNIQIIRAPMGVDENWGSGNYFSDMNKYQSLMNAVVQAAIDNDIYVIIDYHSHKASDNVNNAKTFFSYMAQKWGGYDNVIFEVFNEPTSQSWGTIKTYAESVIETIRQYSDNLVLVGNPDWDQHPDYAINNTVRDSKNNVAYTFHFYAGSHSVGGEGANADRAMNNGLSVFVSEWGTVNADGGGGVSGNSSSWLEWMNNNKLSGANWSVSNKNEGASYFSGSAWNYSNSGQWVNTNIFSKLPKSYTKCGNAPSSSNSNPTSSASNPNSSASQGGTNKPLVVDNFEDGNYTSLWNSPWTTYNDNKDGGRSTIDTSMAAGNSSSKAIKVNYSLSKANYAYSPFAGLVVSANADEVTPEDLSACTAIQYDYKGDAHDFRVQSTIDVEFNYHKSAANASSGWKTKTVYWDDLAQETGWGTPADISNVRKAVTAFSWQFQGTSGTTGTLQIDNVKCLGLKEASSSSVAQSSSSVKPSSSSVQSSSSVKPSSSSVASSSSAKLVITGNLTQTVLRGGSISPVIFTNVNSFQRNSQNVYYLNMTRSGNVLTLDAVVPTSANLGTFRENFTVNGTAYTMVLTVNDISSSSVQSSSSVSSSSQTPASSAAASSASVSNDWQSNTQLTVNSNGDAVIGQSNGWTPDRVVTKGLGEVEANKSYTLSFDASIQ
- a CDS encoding T9SS type A sorting domain-containing protein, which codes for MDMAVSLNSYCSGTVELDASEGVQAYTCTFKATKNENVVLTLTMPGSRWESVTISNLSLKLADGHEVLSSSSVAPSSSSAAVVKYDIKFVVNGKVIQTIKVAEGEIPEAPASVELPKNDVQYSYSFGGWTPEIVAVTGPATYTANIVQTINAYKITFLNYDNSELWWAEVNYGKVPVYGGPEPTREPSKSYRYEFKGWNPELKKVVGKASYTATYNEIPLSESSSSAQVSSSSTETSSSSVASSASTGVVVTGNLTQNVVKGAEFETVTFTNVTSFTKETYYIWWLSYDYVGNTLTISNSQSTQWLQAGDWNEKINVNGTTYEIQVTVVEPESSAASSSSSNETSNSSTSSPSSSSSAVTPASSGSSTMALRGAVKFPVSVVVNGRTLLIEGGQATVEVFDLQGRPLARFIQVSGAVELTKFNAGSYILRVKSGTQVQNRKITLN